Proteins from a genomic interval of Lycium ferocissimum isolate CSIRO_LF1 chromosome 2, AGI_CSIRO_Lferr_CH_V1, whole genome shotgun sequence:
- the LOC132046730 gene encoding protein RMD5 homolog: protein MELSTIKDAFDRVTKKQKVASSKSQEVIEQIGQEIEQALLRMQSTSDTASLSEHKAILSELKAKLKEVAPLSQLEGTQRELNVALSKYPKLLEKSLNPDISKAYRNVGSDIHTVNQIIASHFYREGHFDLGDCFINEAREPEAAGQKSPFLQMYQILEAMKSRNLEPALSWATTNSEKLKLSGSDIEMKLHKQQFVEILQKRGRDGALNYARTYFPPFATKYLTEIQRLMASILWAGKLDSSPYSDLLSPFHWDKLAEELARQFCNLMGQSYESPLSVTIAAGVQGLPTLLKLMNVMTGKKQEWQSMKQLPVPVDLDREFQFHSIFVCPVSRDQATEENPPMLMSCGHVLCKQSITKLSKNNSTRPFKCPYCPTEVEVGQCRQLFF from the coding sequence ATGGAGCTGAGTACCATTAAAGATGCCTTTGATCGTGTCACAAAGAAGCAAAAGGTTGCATCATCAAAATCTCAAGAAGTGATAGAGCAGATCGGTCAAGAAATAGAACAGGCACTGTTGAGAATGCAATCAACAAGTGATACTGCATCTTTGAGTGAGCACAAAGCGATTCTTAGTGAACTAAAAGCCAAGTTGAAGGAAGTTGCTCCACTCAGTCAGTTGGAAGGAACACAAAGAGAACTAAATGTTGCACTAAGCAAGTACCCGAAGCTCCTTGAAAAGTCTCTCAATCCTGATATATCAAAGGCTTACAGGAATGTTGGTTCTGATATCCATACCGTTAACCAGATAATTGCCAGCCATTTCTACCGGGAAGGCCACTTTGATCTTGGTGATTGTTTCATAAATGAGGCCAGAGAACCTGAAGCTGCAGGCCAAAAATCTCCTTTTCTGCAAATGTATCAAATACTTGAAGCCATGAAGTCTAGGAACCTGGAGCCTGCTCTGAGTTGGGCCACCACCAATAGTGAGAAACTTAAGCTGAGTGGATCTGATATTGAAATGAAGTTACATAAGCAGCAGTTTGTGGAAATTCTGCAGAAAAGGGGTAGAGATGGAGCTTTAAATTATGCTAGAACTTACTTCCCTCCTTTTGCCACCAAATATTTGACAGAGATCCAGAGGCTCATGGCCTCTATATTGTGGGCTGGAAAGCTGGATTCCTCACCTTACTCGGATCTACTATCACCTTTCCACTGGGATAAATTGGCTGAAGAGCTTGCTCGGCAGTTCTGCAATCTCATGGGTCAATCCTATGAGAGTCCATTGAGCGTGACCATTGCGGCTGGTGTCCAGGGGTTGCCAACCCTTCTGAAGCTGATGAATGTGATGACTGGGAAAAAACAGGAATGGCAATCCATGAAACAATTACCTGTGCCTGTGGACTTGGACCGAGAATTTCAATTCCACTCTATCTTTGTCTGTCCAGTGAGTCGGGATCAGGCAACTGAGGAGAATCCGCCTATGCTGATGTCTTGTGGGCATGTGCTATGCAAGCAATCTATTACAAAACTGTCAAAGAATAACAGCACACGGCCTTTCAAGTGTCCTTACTGCCCCACGGAGGTTGAGGTCGGTCAGTGTAGACAATTGTTCTTCTAG